Proteins encoded within one genomic window of Thunnus albacares chromosome 13, fThuAlb1.1, whole genome shotgun sequence:
- the prdx5 gene encoding peroxiredoxin-5, mitochondrial yields MLSITSSLIRSSRVVQCSTRLIHTSPLAKMPIQVGEHLPAVEVQEGEPGNKVSMDQLFKGKKGVLFAVPGAFTPGCSKTHLPGFVQQAEDLRGKGIQEVACISVNDAFVMAAWGKEHGADGKVRMLADPTGAFTKAVDLLLDNDQIVQVLGNKRSKRYSMLVEDGVVKKINVEPDGTGLTCSLASSILSEL; encoded by the exons ATGCTTTCAATCACATCCTCTCTCATCAGAAGCAGCCGTGTCGTCCAGTGCTCAACAAGGCTGATCCACACTTCTCCTCTCGCCAAAATGCCAATTCAG GTAGGTGAACATCTTCCAGCAGTGGAGGTCCAGGAGGGGGAGCCAGGAAACAAGGTGTCTATGGATCAGCTCTTCAAGGGGAAAAAGGGAGTCCTCTTTGCTGTACCGGGAGCTTTCACCCCTGGTTGTTCCAAG ACTCACCTCCCAGGTTTTGTGCAGCAGGCCGAGGACTTGAGGGGTAAAGGTATTCAAGAGGTTGCCTGCATTTCTGTCAATGATGCATTTGTCATGGCTGCCTGGGGAAAGGAGCATGGAGCAGATGGCAAG GTTCGAATGCTGGCTGATCCTACCGGGGCATTTACAAAG GCCGTTGACTTGTTACTTGACAATGATCAGATTGTGCAGGTACTTGGGAACAAGCGATCCAAGAG ATATTCCATGTTGGTGGAAGATGGAGTCGTGAAGAAGATCAACGTGGAGCCTGATGGCACTGGGCTGACCTGCAGCCTTGCTTCCAGTATTCTGTCTGAGCTGTAG